One window of Phycisphaeraceae bacterium genomic DNA carries:
- a CDS encoding HAMP domain-containing histidine kinase has product MRIRWKFAILLAILLTALVASVGTAVFSIAVFHRELEQPMASIQRIMTELNRIKRSVQEQYDLLGSPNGLHEDSAPVPDGAILDMPWTVEQRNQRAMDVGIMRDRVASSIEILETIPDYRVWLGSRVTDSIDRLADEAHAGVVSWRDMNTSGGLEAARAAMYNSHELIEAVESRILETAGKELELANLLRSRIFFILAVSTLAVLGSVLYATVLVRRWIIAPVGRIRTATQRIAKGDFSHRIETVGSDEIAELGHEVNHMSEMIVKMQEERIEQERLAAFGEMTRTIVHNLRNPLAGIRSIAELTQSELHEADPELASGQQRIVSTVDRFESWLTSLLRGSRPMELNPEPFDPQELFLRLKQSLDASARGAHINLIFESSPDVPVVTGDPNQIEQALIAFIANAIEVSPAGTNVRVGVDMLSETMQSTQCVQFWVEDQGSGVAPELQQKIFEPYFTTKQTGTGIGLALTKRVAQSHGGSVAVENSSSEVKRRFGARFLLTIPHISRISAG; this is encoded by the coding sequence ATGCGAATACGCTGGAAGTTTGCCATCCTGCTTGCGATCCTGCTGACAGCACTTGTTGCGAGTGTTGGCACAGCTGTGTTTTCGATTGCGGTGTTCCATCGTGAGCTAGAGCAGCCGATGGCGAGCATACAGCGCATTATGACAGAGCTCAACCGCATCAAACGTTCAGTGCAGGAACAGTACGATCTGCTTGGCTCACCCAATGGGCTTCACGAAGACAGTGCGCCGGTTCCTGATGGAGCGATTCTTGACATGCCTTGGACGGTTGAGCAGCGCAATCAACGTGCGATGGATGTGGGCATAATGCGGGATAGAGTTGCGAGTTCGATCGAGATACTTGAGACCATCCCTGATTATCGAGTATGGCTTGGATCGCGGGTGACTGACAGCATTGACCGACTTGCAGATGAAGCGCATGCAGGTGTTGTGTCATGGAGGGACATGAACACCAGCGGCGGGCTCGAAGCAGCCCGTGCTGCGATGTATAACTCTCACGAACTGATCGAAGCTGTCGAGTCGCGCATACTCGAAACCGCGGGGAAGGAACTGGAACTCGCAAATCTCCTTCGTTCGCGTATCTTTTTCATTCTGGCTGTTTCAACGCTTGCTGTGCTGGGTAGCGTGCTCTACGCAACGGTACTTGTGCGGAGATGGATCATCGCACCTGTAGGACGTATCCGCACAGCCACACAGCGCATCGCAAAGGGAGATTTCTCGCATCGTATTGAAACGGTGGGTTCCGATGAAATCGCTGAACTTGGGCACGAAGTAAACCACATGTCCGAGATGATCGTGAAGATGCAGGAAGAGCGAATCGAACAGGAGCGACTTGCAGCGTTTGGCGAGATGACGCGAACGATTGTTCACAATCTTCGCAATCCACTTGCGGGGATTCGATCTATTGCGGAACTTACGCAGTCAGAGCTCCATGAGGCAGATCCCGAACTCGCTTCAGGGCAGCAGCGGATTGTGTCCACAGTTGATCGGTTTGAGTCATGGCTGACGTCATTGCTGCGCGGGTCACGTCCGATGGAACTGAACCCCGAGCCATTCGATCCGCAGGAGTTGTTCCTCAGGCTCAAGCAATCGCTCGATGCCAGTGCTCGTGGGGCACATATCAATCTCATCTTTGAATCGAGTCCTGATGTTCCGGTCGTAACTGGAGATCCAAACCAGATCGAGCAGGCGTTGATAGCGTTTATTGCCAATGCGATCGAGGTGTCACCTGCTGGTACCAACGTCCGAGTTGGTGTAGACATGCTCTCAGAAACCATGCAAAGCACACAGTGTGTCCAGTTCTGGGTAGAAGATCAGGGATCAGGGGTCGCTCCGGAGTTGCAGCAGAAGATCTTTGAACCATACTTTACAACGAAGCAGACTGGAACTGGCATCGGCCTTGCATTGACAAAGCGGGTCGCACAGAGTCATGGGGGCTCTGTAGCCGTAGAAAACTCCAGTTCTGAAGTGAAACGACGGTTTGGCGCCCGGTTTTTGCTGACGATCCCACACATATCTCGGATCTCAGCAGGGTAA
- a CDS encoding VCBS repeat-containing protein — protein sequence MKTRHVSGMIALALCTAAGHAQVAFTGPTSYATAQRPDGVALADFNGDGMTDMAVTVDNQDRILFFNGTGGGTLTPGATIFLGAGVGAGPLAAGDFNGDGTMDIAVGLKNNNQVVVYANNAGIFSQAGSTPVGNRPVYIRTAELGGGAGLDMAVANRDGNSISILTNSGTGTFAAVSVAVGNEPRSVAAGDWDGDGDMDLVSTNHDDRSVSVITNNGGTFAQSATLFVGGQVRPDGITAADFDGDGDMDFATATSDDNIAFNFAAVFFNNGGTFAGPNNFPVNAINAGDIVAADFDLDGDMDIVTANEDSGNVSVLTNTGGTFGPATLISTGAHPDTLAIGDIDNNGSMDVAVTNRDSDSTSILLSTAAGSSCYADCDSNGVLNVFDYICFGNAYSAGDPYADCDGSGALNIFDYICFGNAYSAGCP from the coding sequence ATGAAGACTCGTCATGTTTCAGGTATGATCGCTCTCGCACTCTGCACAGCAGCAGGCCACGCACAAGTCGCATTCACCGGACCCACAAGCTATGCAACAGCACAACGCCCCGATGGTGTTGCGCTCGCTGACTTCAACGGTGACGGCATGACAGACATGGCCGTGACAGTTGACAATCAGGATCGTATCCTGTTTTTCAACGGCACCGGCGGCGGCACGCTGACACCCGGCGCAACAATCTTCCTTGGAGCGGGTGTTGGTGCAGGGCCGCTCGCTGCTGGTGATTTCAATGGTGATGGCACAATGGACATCGCTGTCGGTCTGAAGAACAACAACCAGGTTGTTGTGTACGCAAACAATGCAGGTATTTTCTCTCAGGCTGGCTCCACGCCTGTTGGCAACCGTCCTGTGTACATACGCACCGCCGAACTTGGCGGTGGCGCTGGCCTCGATATGGCTGTCGCAAATCGTGATGGGAACTCGATCAGTATTCTGACGAACTCCGGCACTGGCACATTTGCTGCTGTCTCTGTTGCAGTCGGGAACGAACCACGCTCGGTTGCTGCGGGTGACTGGGATGGCGATGGCGATATGGATTTGGTCTCGACCAACCATGACGATCGCTCAGTGTCGGTTATCACAAACAATGGTGGCACCTTTGCTCAGTCGGCAACGCTGTTTGTCGGCGGACAGGTTCGCCCCGATGGCATCACCGCCGCTGACTTTGACGGCGACGGCGACATGGACTTCGCGACCGCAACAAGCGACGACAATATCGCGTTCAACTTTGCAGCTGTTTTCTTCAACAACGGCGGTACCTTTGCTGGCCCGAACAACTTCCCCGTCAATGCGATCAACGCAGGCGATATCGTTGCCGCTGACTTTGATCTCGATGGAGACATGGATATTGTCACCGCGAACGAGGACTCCGGGAATGTCTCTGTGCTGACAAACACTGGCGGAACCTTTGGTCCTGCAACATTGATCTCAACAGGCGCACATCCCGATACACTGGCAATCGGTGACATCGACAACAACGGATCTATGGACGTTGCGGTCACAAATCGTGACAGCGACAGCACGTCCATTCTGCTTAGCACCGCTGCGGGTTCGAGTTGCTACGCCGACTGCGATTCGAACGGTGTGCTGAACGTGTTCGATTACATCTGCTTCGGTAACGCATATTCGGCTGGCGACCCATATGCCGACTGCGATGGCTCCGGTGCATTGAATATCTTCGATTACATCTGCTTCGGCAACGCGTACTCGGCCGGCTGCCCGTAA
- a CDS encoding sigma-54-dependent Fis family transcriptional regulator, whose amino-acid sequence MANILVIDDEENLRFSTRRALAKAGHVVAEAATADEAMKLFESNTFDIALFDVHIGEDNGIDLLEQARENGFEGAAIIMTGFGSIPDVVRAMKLGADNYLQKPVSLEELSILVQRALDDRDRKRRLRLIDRAKQHEADADQVIGVSSQWQEVVSLANRLAALPIPVAHGQSDSGTTGPALPTILILGETGSGKGVVSRHIHRMSSKLREKPNAPFVHLNCNALPAQLVESELFGHEKGAFTDAQTSREGLFEMASGGIIFLDEIGDLPLELQGKLLTVLEQGTFRRVGGNRDRHVHAMVIAATNQNLDTRVEEGAFRRDLLYRLNAFQIVLPPLRERIDDAVELLERMITRFAKQYGKEPAMLSDGAKLAIRNHTWPGNAREVVNIAQRVVMLSEHTELSASDLGLASHSDEDSDHKHDNRATRISSNGTLHFNFETGIHKAKDVERELIEQALEHTKGNVSKAAQLIGMQRSSFRYRLERYQMDDASHMQGADR is encoded by the coding sequence GTGGCCAATATTCTCGTGATAGATGATGAAGAGAACCTGCGGTTCTCGACCCGTCGAGCCCTTGCCAAAGCCGGGCATGTTGTCGCTGAGGCTGCAACAGCTGACGAGGCCATGAAGCTGTTTGAATCCAACACCTTCGACATTGCACTCTTTGATGTGCACATTGGTGAGGACAACGGTATCGACCTGCTCGAACAAGCACGCGAGAACGGGTTCGAGGGTGCTGCAATCATCATGACTGGGTTTGGCTCGATCCCGGATGTTGTCCGTGCGATGAAACTTGGTGCAGACAACTATTTGCAGAAGCCTGTCAGTCTGGAGGAGCTTTCGATTCTTGTGCAGCGGGCACTCGATGATCGCGACCGAAAACGTCGACTTCGTCTTATCGATCGTGCCAAACAGCATGAAGCTGATGCTGATCAGGTGATTGGTGTGAGCAGCCAGTGGCAGGAAGTCGTATCGCTCGCGAATCGTCTTGCAGCTCTCCCCATCCCAGTTGCACATGGTCAGTCTGATTCAGGAACAACCGGTCCCGCACTTCCCACTATTCTGATTCTTGGCGAAACGGGAAGTGGTAAGGGCGTGGTTTCGCGACACATCCATCGCATGTCATCGAAGCTTCGCGAAAAACCGAACGCTCCGTTTGTTCATCTGAACTGCAATGCGCTTCCAGCCCAGCTCGTGGAATCAGAGTTGTTCGGACACGAAAAGGGTGCCTTCACTGACGCGCAGACATCACGTGAAGGATTGTTTGAGATGGCTTCCGGTGGGATCATCTTCCTCGACGAGATCGGTGATCTGCCGTTAGAACTCCAGGGCAAACTGCTCACGGTGTTGGAACAGGGGACATTCCGGCGCGTGGGCGGCAATCGTGATCGACACGTCCATGCCATGGTTATCGCAGCGACAAACCAGAATCTGGACACACGCGTCGAGGAGGGCGCGTTCCGTCGTGACCTGCTTTACAGGCTGAACGCGTTCCAGATCGTGCTGCCGCCGTTGCGTGAGCGCATTGATGATGCCGTCGAACTGCTCGAACGCATGATTACACGCTTTGCAAAGCAGTACGGAAAAGAACCGGCCATGCTCAGCGATGGTGCCAAGCTGGCGATCCGCAATCACACATGGCCGGGCAACGCGCGCGAGGTTGTGAATATCGCACAGCGCGTGGTTATGCTCAGCGAGCACACAGAACTGAGCGCATCAGATCTCGGACTCGCTTCGCATAGCGATGAGGATTCAGATCACAAGCACGACAATCGCGCGACGCGTATCAGTTCGAACGGCACGCTCCATTTCAACTTCGAAACCGGCATCCATAAGGCAAAGGATGTTGAGCGCGAACTCATTGAACAGGCCCTGGAGCACACAAAGGGAAACGTCAGTAAGGCTGCACAGCTTATTGGCATGCAGCGAAGCAGCTTCAGGTATCGGCTTGAACGCTATCAGATGGACGATGCAAGCCATATGCAGGGAGCGGATCGATGA
- a CDS encoding type II secretion system protein, giving the protein MPRTPQSFLYVREFRYRHSVRIARAFTLVELLVVIAIVAILLGLLVPSLRMVMGSARSMKCQVSQRSIAFDFALFADDNLHGDRGDDARKYGSSRFTLETFQESMYGVDEFWRYGNASTHTLPDASGHDPMRCPEVHGHVSVVSQTACASGAVTPAKFVSYTFNSRLHYGEVEKNKGQIGAKLMKLSSSVLNHPNVPLLWDGDGEEAERRNVVPLFGAPTLDSQVVYANDQYWFPSMRHLGSMNVAFLGGHVLSTKKPLLESDWDWGFQPSN; this is encoded by the coding sequence ATGCCCAGAACCCCACAATCATTTCTGTATGTTCGTGAGTTTCGCTACCGGCACAGTGTGCGGATTGCGCGCGCGTTTACGCTTGTAGAGTTGCTGGTTGTGATCGCGATTGTCGCGATCCTTCTTGGTCTGCTTGTGCCGTCGCTGCGCATGGTGATGGGTTCTGCACGCTCAATGAAGTGTCAGGTATCGCAACGCAGTATCGCATTCGACTTTGCCCTCTTTGCTGATGACAACCTGCACGGCGATCGTGGCGATGATGCGAGAAAATATGGCAGTTCTCGTTTTACGCTTGAGACGTTCCAGGAGAGCATGTATGGTGTTGATGAGTTCTGGCGTTACGGCAATGCCAGTACTCACACGCTTCCTGACGCGAGTGGGCATGATCCGATGCGCTGCCCGGAAGTGCATGGACATGTTTCTGTTGTGAGCCAGACAGCATGCGCGTCTGGTGCAGTGACACCCGCGAAGTTTGTTTCGTATACATTCAACTCCCGCCTGCATTACGGCGAAGTCGAGAAAAACAAAGGTCAGATTGGTGCCAAGCTGATGAAGCTCTCCAGTTCTGTTCTCAATCACCCCAATGTTCCGCTGCTGTGGGATGGCGATGGTGAGGAAGCAGAGCGTCGGAACGTTGTGCCGCTGTTTGGGGCGCCGACGCTTGACAGCCAGGTGGTGTACGCGAATGACCAGTACTGGTTTCCTTCGATGCGACATCTCGGCAGCATGAATGTTGCTTTTCTTGGTGGCCATGTGCTTTCTACGAAAAAGCCGCTTCTTGAATCGGACTGGGACTGGGGTTTTCAGCCGTCAAACTAG
- a CDS encoding PQQ-dependent sugar dehydrogenase: protein MASWCAVAPVWSQPFSVTTDFEGIASTSFSVGTVPNTAAFTGGESLNSGNPALNHSGVFSWQMINAGTVGSIAFETPADDVGFWARNSVSSVAGLVQVFNPDGVQVASANLTSTFTFYTFTNVGPISRIDVTNSGGPLGSAAVVDDFGFNPVVAITDPFPDPIVKNTIRIELEEVATGLTAPHAMVDDPTGGNSLFVADQAGLVRIIDNGTLVAQPFLDVSSRLVSLGIFGTGDPFGDFDERGLIGFTFHPQYNTPGTPGFGKLYTYTSEPEAGTPDFVPALPPPVGQGANHHAVIAEWQVDSANPNLVDPTSRREIIRILEPQFNHNGGMMMFGPDDMLYIAFGDGGGGDDNDGQISMGQPMWGHGPFGNGQDNETIYGSIIRIDPLGTNGVNGQYGVPANNPFVNQQGLDEIFAYGLRNPFRFSFMGSNLIVADVGQRAIEEVNIVQAGDNLGWRLKEGSFRFHHNGVANGYIIDNLGGLPSGLKDPVIEYDHDEGISIIGGYMYNGSAIPTLSGKYVFGDFSLAFGSASGRLFYSDLNAGTINEFILGKDNRDLGLYIKGFGQDDDGEVYLLAGTNLGPFGNFGSVYKLVDVCYADCDDSGTLNIFDYICFGNDYAANGMYADCNVDGTLNIFDYICFGNAYAAGCP from the coding sequence TTGGCCAGTTGGTGTGCAGTTGCACCGGTATGGTCACAACCCTTTTCAGTCACAACAGACTTTGAAGGGATCGCATCAACAAGTTTTTCAGTTGGCACTGTTCCAAACACTGCTGCGTTTACTGGCGGTGAGTCTTTGAACAGTGGAAACCCCGCGTTGAATCACTCGGGCGTGTTCTCATGGCAGATGATCAATGCGGGAACAGTGGGATCGATTGCCTTTGAAACACCAGCAGATGATGTTGGATTCTGGGCAAGAAACTCTGTTTCTTCGGTTGCCGGATTGGTGCAGGTCTTTAACCCGGATGGTGTGCAGGTTGCGTCTGCCAACCTCACAAGCACATTCACATTCTACACATTTACAAATGTGGGCCCAATCTCCCGCATTGATGTTACTAACTCAGGCGGACCTCTTGGGAGTGCTGCGGTGGTCGACGACTTTGGGTTTAACCCTGTCGTTGCAATCACGGATCCGTTTCCAGACCCGATCGTCAAGAACACCATCCGTATTGAACTCGAAGAGGTCGCAACAGGACTGACAGCCCCACACGCAATGGTAGATGATCCAACAGGTGGAAACAGTCTGTTTGTTGCAGATCAAGCGGGACTCGTGCGGATCATCGATAATGGCACTCTTGTCGCACAGCCATTCCTTGATGTCTCGTCACGGCTTGTAAGCCTCGGCATCTTCGGCACAGGAGACCCCTTTGGTGACTTTGACGAACGCGGCTTGATTGGCTTTACATTCCATCCGCAGTACAACACACCGGGTACTCCGGGGTTCGGCAAGTTGTACACGTACACGAGCGAACCCGAAGCGGGCACACCGGACTTTGTTCCCGCACTCCCACCGCCCGTCGGACAAGGCGCAAATCACCATGCTGTCATCGCTGAGTGGCAGGTAGACAGCGCGAATCCGAACCTTGTGGATCCAACTTCCCGGCGCGAGATCATCCGCATTCTTGAGCCGCAGTTCAACCACAACGGCGGTATGATGATGTTCGGTCCAGACGATATGCTGTACATCGCGTTCGGCGATGGTGGCGGTGGTGACGACAACGACGGGCAGATCTCAATGGGCCAGCCAATGTGGGGTCACGGACCGTTCGGCAACGGGCAGGATAACGAGACAATCTATGGCTCCATCATTCGTATTGATCCGCTTGGCACCAATGGTGTGAATGGACAGTACGGTGTCCCAGCAAACAACCCGTTTGTTAACCAGCAAGGTCTTGATGAAATCTTCGCCTATGGATTGCGCAATCCGTTCCGATTCTCGTTCATGGGAAGCAATCTCATCGTGGCGGATGTTGGTCAGCGCGCGATTGAAGAGGTCAACATCGTGCAGGCGGGAGACAATCTTGGATGGAGACTGAAGGAGGGATCATTCAGATTCCATCATAATGGTGTCGCAAACGGATACATCATTGACAATCTTGGTGGTCTTCCTTCGGGACTGAAGGACCCCGTGATTGAATATGATCATGATGAGGGCATCTCGATCATCGGTGGATACATGTACAATGGCTCAGCAATACCGACGCTCAGCGGCAAGTACGTGTTTGGTGATTTTTCCCTTGCGTTCGGAAGTGCAAGCGGCAGATTGTTCTACAGCGACCTGAACGCTGGCACCATCAACGAGTTCATTCTTGGCAAGGACAATCGAGATCTTGGGTTGTATATCAAAGGTTTCGGCCAGGACGACGATGGCGAGGTGTATCTGCTCGCTGGCACAAACCTAGGGCCGTTTGGCAACTTCGGCAGCGTGTACAAGTTGGTGGACGTCTGCTATGCGGACTGCGATGACAGCGGCACGCTCAACATCTTTGATTACATCTGCTTTGGAAATGACTACGCAGCCAATGGCATGTACGCAGACTGCAATGTGGATGGAACACTAAACATCTTTGACTACATTTGCTTCGGCAACGCGTACGCAGCAGGCTGTCCGTAA